The window ATACTATTATTCGTTACCTTGAAATGGCCAACAAAACTAGTTATGCCTTTTGGTTCGTCTGGGAATTGCGAGCAGGAGAAATGATAGCCGACTTATGGGAGAAACGTTGGATATGTTTTTCTGTCGCAGAACGACAATAATTGTGTTGCCGCGACTACCCTACAAGTAATACTACAAATATTAACTCACCATTCTAACTCGTACAACCCTTAGAAAAACGGGCCGAAAGACCAGCCCTTTCTTCTACACCTATATCTTCCTACCAAAAATATCGCTGTATTGTCTTCTGTTGTTTACCAGTTTGGATGACAtcagaaattttttacttttacttaTCATTCTTTCACTTTTATCATATTATCTATGATACTTATTACAACTgtaacattttttcttatgaaaaatttttacaatttggcttaaaaatattattttactgATTGCGATATTTACTAATTCATCAAACATATTCTTTGTGAAAATGATTTTATTCGTAAGAGTCAAAATGAACATTTTTGCTTATGAAACGTTGTTCTTATTTTATAATTCAGCACCAAGCAAAAGTTGTTTTCATATCAACTGTGAGAATTTATTGAACAAAAATCCttaaaatttgttgaatgGGCGCCCgacaaaaacagcaaaaagggCCGAAACGCTCTACACATGTTGCACATAGGGTGTGCCCCACACGAAATAAAAGCAGTATCTATGGTGTTGATTAGGCACACACCACAAAGATTATGTGCATCAGTGTTAGCAGCAGTATCTTTTATATGGTTTTTCTACAAGTTGAAATGGATAGTAAAATTTGCTTTAGTAATACAAGTTAGAATTGTGTGTGACACACATCTATTCTATTGTTGAATGTATAATCCAACTTGATATTACTGGTCTACAATTTCTAGCAGTATAACTGGGGATAACATTTGTTGCTATTTTAGTACGGCTTCAGTGTCAATAGAGTAATCTTTGATAACTACCATCATTACTAATTGTTATTATAGGACGTACCATGACATGATGTTATGGATGGTGTCCACCCGTTTCGGCACTTTTTTCGGCACTTTCGATTTTTGCGTTTTCGGCACCCATATAGAACGCTTGGTCCCCCCTTGTATTTAAAATCTCCTCGTTTATTAAAAATCTTTCCGTTTCGGCACTAATATTCTCCATTTCGGCACCAATTGTGTCTCTTTCGGCACCAACTGTGTCCGTTtcggcacaaaaaaaattatgttgcAAGTCATATAGGGATGCCAGACATTCAGGCCAATGGCCTGAAAATTTTCGGTACTTTACAGGCCTGTCGACTTTACACTTTGTTCAGGCCACTAGTGGCGCTAGCTGTATGGGTTCTGGAAGTCagcgccaccaccaccactcgACTTATGCTTATGCTGTCTGTCGTGAAATTGTCAGTCGCGTGGTCGCGTAGTAACAGAGCGgagctcttgatttttttttctttttttattcgcgTGGTGTTTGCTGatatttcttcaaatttctATTCTGTCTCTAACTCAAAGAGACGAGCATCGTTCGCCGTTTTTGCATATTTAATTGCGTTGAACTTTGTATAAATATCTGCACATTGTTCTAAAAGTTCTGCGGTCGTTATCTTTTGTTTGGAATAGTCGTTCCACAAACCAAAcagttttaaatttaattctttgaAAGTTTTTCGCTGTCTTCTCAGTTGTTGACCCTGTTCAAGCATCTTTGTGTATATATCAA of the Daphnia carinata strain CSIRO-1 chromosome 10, CSIRO_AGI_Dcar_HiC_V3, whole genome shotgun sequence genome contains:
- the LOC130699910 gene encoding uncharacterized protein LOC130699910, producing MMRKLYNYMENTWIDSLLWPPKVWSVFMQEVRTTNDVEGWHTHLANHAGLSISSKGLNLYILLEVLYEEAIQVDIYTKMLEQGQQLRRQRKTFKELNLKLFGLWNDYSKQKITTAELLEQCADIYTKFNAIKYAKTANDARLFELETE